In Candidatus Promineifilum breve, one genomic interval encodes:
- a CDS encoding DUF308 domain-containing protein, with the protein MATKKSSSKAVSANPNAWIWTLVRGIFALGLGLYLLLDAQTAPIFVAYALAIYLTVAGAIQTFMSLLNRGTPGSTTDRVRGLVGLIGGGALLLLAYFDVLSISAAYTLLAVLLIAYGALGLFEMLFARGNERFQIMPLIINLLLAALGVLVFYFRARELGDLRVWAGAVLALIGLGLIAFGYMVQKRNPTAGVE; encoded by the coding sequence ATGGCGACGAAAAAATCCTCAAGCAAGGCTGTATCCGCGAACCCCAACGCCTGGATTTGGACCCTGGTCAGGGGCATCTTCGCTCTGGGCCTCGGCCTCTATCTGCTGCTCGACGCGCAAACCGCGCCGATCTTTGTGGCCTATGCCCTGGCGATTTACCTGACCGTGGCCGGGGCTATCCAGACATTTATGAGCCTGCTGAATCGCGGCACGCCCGGCTCGACGACCGACCGGGTGCGCGGCCTGGTGGGGCTGATCGGCGGCGGAGCGCTGCTGTTGCTGGCCTATTTCGACGTCTTGTCGATATCGGCCGCCTACACCCTGCTGGCCGTCTTGCTCATCGCCTATGGCGCGCTGGGCCTGTTCGAGATGCTCTTCGCCCGCGGCAACGAACGCTTCCAGATCATGCCCCTGATCATCAACCTGTTACTGGCCGCGCTGGGCGTGCTGGTCTTTTACTTCCGTGCCCGTGAGCTTGGTGATTTGCGCGTATGGGCCGGGGCGGTGCTGGCCCTCATCGGGCTGGGGCTGATCGCCTTTGGCTATATGGTGCAGAAGCGCAATCCGACGGCCGGGGTGGAATAG
- a CDS encoding glycosyltransferase family 39 protein has translation MTTDDGRPTTAEITNYELRITNEENSPLATRHPLPATRHWPLAAILVLFLLLGFAYSAVNPLHEATDELRHYRFVQHLIQRRSLPVQGEGSGLDCTVQGHHPPLYYAAAALATFWIETGRDVCYAPPGNPFWAYRYWEVGRDNKNQYLHGPDEAFPWRGDALAAHLARVVNLLFGALTVWLTWATARVIWPARPALAAGSAAFVAFNPMFLYLAAAINNDVIAAAAGAAVIYACVRLLRDERGLSWRWGAILGALYGLALLSKFNLAAIIVVIEAAVTWVAWRRGQWRQWVVVNLLIVGVATLLSGWWFGRNMLLYGEPTGIERLTELWGVRDPRDSFALAVSELPYAWTSLWGRFGYGQIPLPAWMYGALFVVLLLAIAGYVRAGVQGRRGAGVKQSARMTPPSGSDDFRPLGKAAESDHSPLHPRSPAPLLLLSLNVAIFFAVLFNYLLVSPAGPMGRFFFPALSSLAVLIFYGLSLLIGASDNPQSTSEGAATPATRHPPPATYLALAANGFMLSLALIALFGYLAPAYARPASYPADAALPNPVDIRFDTFVALRGYTVDRAVVTPGEPIAIELFWEVTGQPPGDYLLFVHLSDADSGAMVAQRDTYPGLGNFPSSQWRPGDRFVERLSLYVPETAYVPANAILRVGFYAPEGYRLGVTDGATGAGLGDSFTLGELALQPSDPAAPLPNAGRYNFEDVVHLLGYEYDRRVLGPGEPLVITLHWQAAGDGASGDAASAYETEFRLLDEAGNVVYSALRTLPVLPPGEVVTQRHSLGPDPARPPGAYTVEIALIDPTIERRLQLVGDDGRWLADTLRLAAVVLKD, from the coding sequence ATGACCACCGACGACGGACGGCCGACCACGGCAGAAATTACGAATTACGAATTACGAATTACGAATGAAGAGAATTCGCCACTCGCCACGCGCCACCCGCTACCCGCCACTCGCCACTGGCCCCTCGCCGCCATCCTCGTTCTCTTTTTGCTCCTCGGCTTCGCCTATAGCGCCGTGAATCCGCTGCACGAGGCCACCGACGAGCTGCGCCACTACCGCTTCGTGCAGCACCTCATCCAGCGCCGCTCGCTGCCGGTGCAGGGCGAGGGCAGTGGCCTGGACTGCACCGTGCAGGGGCATCACCCGCCGCTCTATTACGCCGCCGCTGCGCTGGCGACCTTCTGGATCGAGACCGGCCGCGATGTCTGCTACGCCCCGCCGGGCAATCCCTTCTGGGCTTATCGCTACTGGGAAGTGGGGCGCGACAATAAGAACCAGTATCTCCACGGCCCGGACGAGGCCTTCCCCTGGCGCGGCGATGCGCTGGCCGCCCATCTGGCGCGGGTCGTCAATCTGCTGTTCGGCGCGCTGACCGTCTGGCTGACGTGGGCCACGGCGCGAGTCATCTGGCCCGCCCGGCCGGCGCTGGCCGCCGGGTCGGCCGCCTTCGTGGCCTTCAATCCGATGTTCCTCTATCTGGCCGCGGCCATCAATAACGACGTCATCGCCGCGGCGGCCGGGGCGGCGGTCATCTATGCCTGCGTGCGGCTGCTGCGCGACGAGCGCGGTCTGTCGTGGCGCTGGGGCGCGATTCTGGGGGCGCTCTATGGTCTGGCGCTGCTCAGCAAGTTCAATCTGGCGGCCATTATCGTGGTCATTGAAGCGGCCGTGACCTGGGTCGCCTGGCGGCGCGGCCAGTGGCGGCAGTGGGTGGTGGTGAACTTGCTCATCGTCGGCGTCGCCACGCTGCTGTCCGGGTGGTGGTTCGGCCGCAATATGCTGCTCTACGGCGAGCCGACGGGCATCGAGCGCCTGACCGAGCTATGGGGCGTGCGCGACCCGCGCGACAGCTTCGCCCTGGCCGTGTCGGAGTTGCCCTACGCCTGGACCAGCCTGTGGGGCCGCTTCGGCTACGGTCAGATACCGTTGCCGGCGTGGATGTATGGCGCGTTGTTCGTGGTTCTGTTGTTAGCCATTGCCGGTTACGTAAGAGCAGGGGTGCAGGGGCGCAGGGGAGCAGGGGTGAAGCAGAGCGCCCGCATGACGCCACCCTCCGGTAGCGACGACTTTCGTCCCCTAGGAAAAGCAGCGGAATCCGATCATTCCCCCCTGCACCCCCGCTCCCCTGCCCCCCTGCTTCTGCTTTCCCTCAACGTCGCCATCTTCTTCGCCGTCCTTTTCAACTACCTGCTGGTCAGCCCCGCCGGGCCGATGGGCCGCTTCTTCTTCCCGGCGCTGTCGTCGCTGGCGGTGTTGATCTTCTATGGGTTAAGTCTGCTGATAGGGGCGAGTGACAATCCACAATCGACGAGTGAAGGCGCTGCCACACCCGCCACCCGCCACCCGCCACCCGCCACCTACCTCGCCCTCGCCGCCAACGGTTTCATGCTCTCCCTGGCCCTCATCGCCCTGTTCGGCTATCTGGCCCCGGCCTATGCGCGGCCGGCAAGCTACCCTGCTGACGCCGCCTTGCCCAACCCGGTCGATATCCGTTTCGACACGTTCGTGGCCTTGCGCGGCTATACCGTCGATCGTGCGGTGGTGACACCCGGCGAGCCAATCGCCATCGAGCTATTCTGGGAAGTGACCGGCCAACCGCCGGGCGACTACCTCCTCTTCGTCCACCTCAGCGACGCCGACAGCGGGGCGATGGTCGCCCAGCGCGACACCTACCCCGGCCTGGGCAACTTCCCCAGCAGCCAATGGCGGCCGGGCGACCGTTTCGTCGAACGGCTTAGCCTCTACGTGCCGGAGACGGCCTACGTGCCGGCCAACGCCATCCTGCGCGTCGGCTTCTACGCGCCGGAGGGCTACCGGCTGGGCGTCACCGACGGGGCGACGGGCGCGGGCCTGGGCGATAGCTTCACCCTGGGCGAACTGGCACTGCAACCCAGCGACCCGGCCGCGCCGCTGCCCAACGCCGGGCGCTATAACTTTGAAGATGTGGTGCATCTGCTGGGCTACGAGTACGACCGGCGCGTCCTCGGCCCCGGCGAGCCGCTGGTGATTACGCTCCACTGGCAAGCCGCCGGCGACGGGGCGTCGGGCGACGCGGCGTCGGCCTACGAGACAGAGTTCCGCCTGCTCGACGAGGCCGGCAATGTCGTCTATAGCGCGCTACGGACGCTGCCCGTCCTGCCGCCGGGCGAGGTGGTGACCCAGCGCCACAGCCTCGGCCCCGATCCGGCCCGGCCGCCCGGCGCCTACACCGTGGAGATCGCGCTGATAGACCCGACGATTGAGCGGCGGCTGCAACTGGTGGGCGACGACGGCCGCTGGCTGGCCGACACGTTGCGCCTGGCGGCCGTGGTACTAAAGGACTAG
- the infC gene encoding translation initiation factor IF-3, whose product MKRVRRPPVTKPITVDYRINRQIRAREVRLIDHNGVNRGVLPFFDALRIAEEAELDLVEVAPNANPPVCRVLDFGKFAYEQTKKEREARKHQKKIEIKTIRLSPRTGDYHKDIGVRNARKWLEEGKKVKFMVRFKSREISYPEIGQRALQEIAEDLSDIAVVEQQPTLEGWRMTLTLAPESAVPQKSPSGAEAPKEPESEATQG is encoded by the coding sequence ATTAAGAGAGTAAGACGTCCACCAGTAACCAAACCAATTACCGTTGATTACCGGATCAACCGGCAGATCCGGGCGCGCGAAGTGCGCCTGATCGACCACAACGGTGTCAATCGGGGCGTTCTGCCCTTCTTCGATGCGCTGCGTATCGCCGAGGAAGCGGAACTGGATTTGGTCGAAGTGGCCCCGAATGCCAACCCGCCGGTGTGCCGGGTGCTCGATTTCGGCAAGTTCGCCTACGAACAGACGAAGAAAGAGCGCGAAGCCCGCAAGCACCAGAAGAAGATCGAGATCAAGACGATTCGTCTGTCGCCTCGAACGGGTGATTACCATAAGGATATTGGCGTGCGTAACGCACGCAAGTGGCTCGAAGAGGGCAAGAAAGTCAAGTTCATGGTCCGGTTCAAGTCGCGGGAGATCTCTTACCCGGAGATCGGCCAGCGAGCCTTGCAGGAGATCGCCGAAGATTTGAGCGATATCGCGGTTGTGGAGCAACAACCGACCCTGGAAGGGTGGCGCATGACCCTGACGCTGGCGCCGGAAAGCGCCGTGCCCCAGAAAAGCCCCTCCGGCGCCGAGGCTCCCAAAGAGCCGGAGTCGGAAGCAACCCAAGGATAA
- a CDS encoding sortase, producing the protein MAGKKSPEELSAVELERLLYARRRAEREQRLRRARADGRIVIPDPAADGAPDEALIAAALAPAPRRPFWRWLADRGLLLVEVAAAVALVAILLTLWSTNRRLNTELAAAQAAQGQALALPTATPAPAIGVVLLPGGHHPPLDGQAPEPGEAGGIPEHLMPVVNAYVAPPIPTPGPETARRLQIPALSGDYPIVQGDDWEQLKKGIGQYAGSGQPGRAGNVVLSGHNDIYGEPFRYLDRLKPGDEVVVSTERQAYTYVVEEVRVVEPTDVWVMGPTDHAQVTLISCYPYRVNTRRVVVFARLADGDSG; encoded by the coding sequence ATGGCTGGAAAGAAGTCGCCCGAAGAATTGAGCGCCGTCGAGCTGGAGCGACTGCTCTATGCCCGCCGCCGCGCCGAGCGGGAGCAACGCCTGCGCCGGGCCAGGGCCGACGGCCGCATCGTCATCCCCGACCCGGCGGCCGACGGCGCGCCCGACGAAGCGCTCATCGCCGCCGCGCTGGCTCCCGCGCCGCGCCGGCCGTTCTGGCGCTGGCTGGCCGACCGCGGCCTGCTGCTGGTCGAGGTCGCCGCCGCCGTGGCCCTGGTGGCGATCCTGCTGACGCTCTGGAGCACCAATCGCCGGCTGAACACCGAGCTGGCCGCGGCCCAGGCCGCCCAGGGTCAGGCGCTGGCCCTGCCCACGGCCACCCCCGCGCCGGCCATCGGCGTCGTCCTGCTGCCCGGCGGCCACCACCCGCCGCTCGACGGCCAGGCCCCCGAACCGGGCGAGGCCGGCGGCATCCCCGAACATCTCATGCCCGTGGTCAACGCCTACGTGGCCCCGCCCATCCCCACCCCCGGCCCGGAGACCGCCCGCCGCTTGCAGATTCCGGCCCTCAGTGGCGATTATCCCATCGTCCAGGGGGACGATTGGGAACAACTGAAGAAGGGCATCGGCCAATACGCCGGCAGCGGCCAACCGGGGCGGGCGGGCAACGTCGTCCTGTCGGGCCACAACGACATCTACGGCGAACCGTTCCGCTACCTCGACCGGCTGAAGCCCGGCGACGAGGTCGTCGTCTCCACCGAGCGGCAGGCGTATACGTATGTTGTCGAAGAAGTCCGCGTGGTGGAACCGACCGACGTGTGGGTGATGGGGCCGACCGACCACGCCCAGGTGACCCTCATTTCCTGTTATCCCTACCGCGTCAATACCCGGCGCGTCGTCGTCTTCGCCCGGCTGGCGGATGGAGATAGCGGCTAA
- a CDS encoding CPBP family intramembrane glutamic endopeptidase yields the protein MRDGHITLGGVTFDVRLTLLIIYCTIVPMLDYYGHSPTGVKAWDRFLFYFVGSVLFIWLVYREPLSNFGFGLGDRRRGLLYTVAACGGMALILWFVARTPAMRVFYTEKAADGLLPVTLLNGVELFGWEFIWRGLALFAFARAFGPGAAIFLQAVPFAFMHLGKPELETLSTLFGGAAFGYIAWQTRSFVYPWLIHWFIVTFTLLVATGGI from the coding sequence ATGAGAGACGGCCACATCACCCTCGGCGGCGTCACCTTCGACGTGCGCCTGACCCTGCTCATCATCTACTGCACCATCGTGCCCATGCTCGATTACTACGGCCACAGCCCCACCGGCGTGAAGGCCTGGGATCGCTTCCTGTTCTACTTCGTCGGCTCGGTGCTGTTCATCTGGCTGGTATACCGCGAACCGCTATCGAATTTCGGCTTTGGGCTGGGCGACCGGCGGCGCGGGCTGCTCTACACCGTCGCCGCCTGCGGCGGCATGGCCCTCATCCTGTGGTTCGTGGCCCGCACCCCGGCCATGCGCGTCTTCTACACCGAAAAGGCGGCCGACGGCCTGTTGCCGGTCACGCTGCTCAATGGCGTGGAGCTATTCGGCTGGGAGTTCATCTGGCGTGGGTTGGCCCTGTTCGCCTTCGCCCGCGCCTTTGGGCCGGGGGCGGCCATCTTCCTGCAAGCCGTGCCCTTCGCCTTCATGCACCTGGGCAAGCCGGAACTGGAGACGCTGAGCACCCTCTTCGGCGGCGCGGCCTTCGGCTACATCGCCTGGCAGACGCGCTCGTTCGTCTACCCGTGGCTCATCCACTGGTTCATCGTCACCTTCACCCTCCTCGTGGCGACGGGGGGGATATAA
- the rplT gene encoding 50S ribosomal protein L20, giving the protein MRVKGGFVTRRRHKKILSMTKGQWGTRSKLFRRANEAMMKSYWYAYRDRRNKKRDFRRLWITRINAATRQHGLSYSRFMHGLKTANVKLDRKALADLAVRDEAAFSAVVDIAKTALA; this is encoded by the coding sequence ATGCGCGTAAAAGGTGGTTTTGTAACCCGCCGTCGTCACAAGAAAATACTCAGCATGACCAAAGGCCAGTGGGGCACGCGTTCCAAGCTGTTCCGCCGGGCCAATGAAGCGATGATGAAGTCGTATTGGTACGCCTACCGCGACCGGCGTAACAAGAAGCGCGACTTCCGCCGCCTGTGGATCACCCGTATCAACGCCGCCACCCGGCAGCACGGTCTGTCCTACAGTCGCTTCATGCACGGCCTAAAAACGGCCAACGTCAAGCTGGATCGTAAGGCGCTGGCCGACCTGGCCGTGCGCGACGAAGCGGCTTTCTCGGCCGTCGTCGACATCGCCAAGACCGCTTTGGCTTGA
- a CDS encoding glycosyltransferase family 39 protein: MNNVTIYQPAPRTHPGRELLGSLARRPATWAALITLLGFGLRVWALESFPPGWRDDELIESLVISRNILGGDLAFYYADASGHEALYHALNAVFLALFGPTGLGIRLLSAVLGTLAVPLTYALGRRLFGAAVGLSAATLLAVSFWGLMYSRVGIRHSLTPVLALVAFFWFWKAMEAGRGAGVQGSRGDKSAPAPLHPRSPAPLLPFAASGLFLGLGFHSYFASRGAPLVPAAFVGYLLLVAPGRLRGKWRGLLVMAAVTAAVAAPLLLAVAAQPAAEGRVGEVAVPVVEARAGNFGPLVDHAVAALTMAHAAGDPEWLYNIPDRPVFGVVGAVLFWVGVALALGSVGSGVRNRVFKKKPGFYPPADASAFLLIWWLGGIAPAVLSVPPASLGHVILAQPAFYLLAALPVGVVAGWARWPARRRHLLAGLAAAVLIGATAARDLRAYFVEWPARGMVRFLYHADVEDVAAFIVRDPAAPWPADFGITGPLAGPWNRIALELALDGADVRPRWYNAERALLLWPDVSFSGFPAVESPFAAVFEPLPQDALLAGGYTLTRVAPPVTPLLTEGQVWLNEAPLCFANGLCWSAAAYDPATGTLELVWRLEGELDLPDIPLVSNPPPPGVYSGPRLAVFAQLLDGAGGMVAGDDGLWVDPQTLWPGDAFLQRHYLIAPDGAAAATVIFGLYDPLTGARIPTTDGADRVTLELNQK, translated from the coding sequence ATGAATAACGTGACCATCTACCAGCCCGCGCCGCGCACCCACCCCGGCCGCGAACTGCTGGGCAGCCTGGCCCGCCGCCCGGCGACGTGGGCCGCGCTGATCACCCTGCTGGGCTTCGGCCTGCGCGTCTGGGCGCTGGAGAGCTTCCCGCCCGGCTGGCGCGACGATGAGCTGATCGAGTCGCTGGTCATCTCGCGCAACATCCTGGGCGGCGACCTGGCCTTCTACTACGCCGACGCCTCCGGCCATGAGGCGCTCTATCACGCCCTCAACGCCGTTTTCCTGGCCCTCTTCGGCCCCACCGGCCTGGGCATTCGCCTGCTGTCGGCCGTGCTGGGCACGCTGGCCGTGCCGCTAACCTACGCGCTGGGGCGACGCCTGTTCGGCGCGGCCGTGGGGCTGTCGGCGGCGACCCTGCTGGCGGTCAGCTTCTGGGGCCTCATGTACTCCCGCGTCGGCATCCGCCATAGTTTGACGCCGGTGTTGGCGTTGGTGGCTTTCTTCTGGTTCTGGAAGGCAATGGAAGCGGGCAGGGGGGCAGGGGTGCAGGGGAGCAGGGGAGACAAGAGCGCCCCTGCACCCCTGCACCCCCGCTCCCCTGCCCCCCTGCTCCCCTTCGCCGCCTCCGGCCTCTTCCTCGGCCTCGGCTTCCATAGCTACTTCGCCTCGCGCGGCGCGCCGTTGGTACCGGCGGCGTTTGTCGGCTATCTGCTGCTGGTCGCGCCGGGGCGATTGCGGGGCAAGTGGCGCGGGCTGCTGGTCATGGCCGCCGTGACCGCCGCCGTGGCCGCGCCGCTGCTGCTGGCCGTGGCCGCCCAGCCCGCGGCCGAGGGGCGCGTCGGCGAAGTGGCCGTGCCGGTGGTCGAGGCGCGGGCGGGCAACTTTGGGCCGCTGGTCGACCATGCCGTGGCCGCGCTGACCATGGCCCACGCGGCGGGTGATCCTGAATGGCTTTACAATATTCCTGACCGGCCGGTGTTTGGGGTTGTGGGCGCGGTGTTGTTTTGGGTGGGTGTGGCTTTGGCGTTGGGGAGTGTTGGATCAGGAGTAAGAAACCGGGTTTTCAAGAAAAAACCCGGTTTCTATCCGCCGGCAGACGCCTCGGCTTTCCTGCTCATCTGGTGGCTGGGCGGCATCGCTCCGGCCGTGCTCAGTGTGCCGCCGGCCAGCCTGGGCCACGTCATTCTGGCCCAGCCCGCCTTCTACCTCCTGGCCGCGCTGCCGGTGGGGGTCGTGGCCGGGTGGGCGCGATGGCCCGCCCGACGCCGCCACCTGTTGGCCGGGCTGGCCGCGGCCGTCCTCATCGGCGCGACGGCCGCCCGCGACCTGCGCGCCTACTTCGTCGAATGGCCGGCGCGGGGCATGGTGCGCTTCCTCTACCATGCCGACGTGGAGGACGTGGCCGCCTTCATCGTCCGCGATCCGGCCGCTCCCTGGCCGGCCGATTTCGGCATCACCGGGCCGCTGGCCGGGCCGTGGAACCGCATCGCCCTCGAGCTGGCGCTGGACGGGGCGGACGTGCGGCCGCGCTGGTACAACGCCGAGCGGGCGCTGCTGCTGTGGCCCGACGTCAGCTTCAGCGGCTTCCCGGCCGTCGAATCCCCCTTCGCCGCCGTATTCGAGCCGCTGCCCCAGGACGCGCTGCTGGCCGGCGGCTACACCCTGACCCGCGTTGCCCCGCCGGTCACGCCGCTGCTGACCGAGGGGCAGGTGTGGCTGAACGAGGCCCCGCTGTGCTTCGCCAACGGCCTGTGCTGGTCGGCGGCGGCCTATGACCCGGCGACCGGCACGCTGGAACTGGTCTGGCGGCTGGAGGGCGAACTGGACTTACCCGACATCCCCCTGGTCAGCAACCCGCCGCCGCCGGGCGTCTATTCCGGGCCACGGCTGGCCGTCTTCGCCCAACTGCTGGACGGCGCGGGCGGCATGGTGGCCGGCGACGATGGCCTGTGGGTCGATCCGCAGACGCTATGGCCCGGCGATGCCTTTCTGCAACGCCACTACCTGATCGCGCCGGATGGCGCGGCCGCGGCGACGGTCATCTTCGGCCTCTACGATCCATTGACCGGCGCGCGCATCCCCACCACGGACGGGGCGGATCGCGTCACCCTGGAGCTAAACCAGAAATGA
- the rpmI gene encoding 50S ribosomal protein L35 translates to MPKATKKYKLKTHKAASKRFRMTGSGKIVRTKGGKSHLRRRKSKRTKQQFSEMIVVTAPGDRRRIKRLAPYLKKYKANPPG, encoded by the coding sequence ATGCCAAAGGCAACGAAGAAATACAAACTGAAGACCCACAAAGCGGCTTCCAAGCGCTTTCGTATGACCGGCTCAGGCAAGATCGTCCGCACCAAGGGCGGCAAAAGCCATTTGCGCCGGCGCAAGTCGAAGCGTACCAAGCAGCAGTTCTCCGAGATGATCGTGGTCACCGCGCCCGGCGATCGCCGCCGCATCAAGCGCCTGGCCCCCTATCTCAAGAAGTACAAGGCTAATCCGCCGGGCTAG
- a CDS encoding helicase HerA domain-containing protein gives MSEMDGKYFLGKVWDPKTGELTDEPLRYDSEDLTTHAVVVGMTGSGKTGLCVGLLEEAALNNVPALMIDPKGDLTNLLLHFPDLLPSDFQPWINAAQAKKEGKTEEQAAAETAEMWKNGLAQWGIAPERLRALADSVNFTIYTPGSSSGVPLSVMASLGAPGLAWEGNEEVLGEQISGTVTALLSLTGLKDIDPVQSREHILLSNIVANAWRNGQDLDLGELIMQIQTPPFARLGVLDVNSFFPEKDRAGLAMRLNSMLASPSFQTWMTGEPLDVAALLYTPDGRARHSIFYIAHLSEEERMFFVTLLFANVETWMRGQSGTTSLRALVYFDEIFGYMPPLGNPPSKTVMLRMLKQARAFGVGLVLATQNPVDVDYKGLSNTGTWFIGKLGTEQDKARLLDGLTSAMPGAVDVRELDRLISGIGKRVFLMRNVHEKAPILFQTRWAMNYLAGPLTRTQIPALNALRGVDKAAARPTAQTAPVEVAPAPVRPVAPGTPEASGTLTRPPVPSGVGEYFLPANLTTAEAGERHRYTLDPGAREAGVLYRPALLAQAEVLLTNAKYGLNTSMTWTALIPDPEPGATVRWEDNHNPPVDDRQLDRAPRADARFAPLSGPLADAKQLRTLEADFVDYVVRNGAVNVRANEKLKVYAGPDVDDAAFQAMCDDAADDQMQAELDKVKARFATRLRAAEDKLKREERELAEDEADFKSRKGEEYAKHAETLLSFFGGRRKSLSASLSKRRMADKAKADIEESQQTIADLQEQVGDLQEEMEAAMAEVEAKWDALMADTREIPVAPRKTDVRVRLFGVAWLPHYLVDSAGRALEIPAYAAGE, from the coding sequence ATGAGTGAGATGGATGGCAAATACTTTCTGGGCAAGGTGTGGGATCCCAAGACGGGCGAACTGACCGACGAGCCGTTGCGCTACGACTCCGAGGACCTGACGACCCACGCCGTCGTCGTCGGCATGACCGGCTCCGGCAAGACCGGCCTGTGCGTCGGCCTGCTGGAGGAGGCAGCCCTCAACAACGTCCCGGCCCTGATGATCGACCCCAAGGGCGACCTGACAAACCTGTTGCTCCACTTCCCCGACCTGCTGCCGAGCGACTTCCAGCCGTGGATCAACGCCGCCCAGGCCAAGAAAGAGGGCAAGACCGAGGAGCAGGCCGCGGCCGAGACGGCCGAGATGTGGAAAAACGGCCTGGCCCAATGGGGCATCGCCCCGGAGCGGCTGCGGGCGCTGGCCGACAGCGTCAATTTCACGATCTACACCCCCGGCTCCTCGTCGGGCGTGCCCCTCAGCGTCATGGCCTCGCTCGGCGCGCCCGGCCTGGCCTGGGAGGGCAACGAGGAAGTGCTGGGCGAGCAGATCAGCGGCACGGTGACGGCCCTGCTCAGCCTGACCGGCCTGAAGGACATCGACCCGGTGCAGAGCCGCGAGCACATCCTGCTATCCAATATCGTCGCCAACGCCTGGCGCAATGGGCAAGACCTCGATCTGGGCGAGCTGATCATGCAGATTCAGACGCCCCCCTTCGCCCGCCTGGGCGTGCTCGATGTCAACTCTTTCTTCCCGGAGAAAGACCGCGCCGGGCTGGCGATGCGCCTCAACAGCATGCTGGCCTCGCCCAGCTTCCAGACGTGGATGACCGGCGAACCGCTCGACGTGGCCGCCTTGCTCTATACGCCCGACGGCCGCGCGCGCCACTCCATCTTCTACATCGCCCACCTGAGCGAAGAGGAGCGCATGTTCTTCGTCACGCTGCTCTTCGCCAACGTCGAAACGTGGATGCGCGGCCAGAGCGGCACGACTTCGCTGCGCGCCCTGGTCTACTTCGATGAGATCTTCGGCTACATGCCGCCGCTGGGCAACCCGCCCTCCAAGACGGTCATGCTGCGGATGCTCAAGCAGGCCCGCGCGTTCGGCGTCGGCCTGGTGCTGGCGACGCAGAACCCGGTTGACGTGGACTACAAGGGGCTATCCAACACCGGCACGTGGTTCATCGGCAAGCTGGGCACGGAGCAGGACAAGGCCCGCCTGCTCGACGGCCTGACCAGCGCCATGCCGGGGGCCGTCGACGTGCGCGAGCTGGATCGGCTCATCTCCGGCATCGGCAAGCGCGTCTTCCTGATGCGCAACGTCCACGAGAAGGCCCCCATCCTCTTCCAGACGCGCTGGGCCATGAACTATCTGGCCGGGCCGCTGACGCGCACGCAGATACCGGCCCTCAACGCGCTGAGGGGTGTGGACAAGGCCGCCGCGCGCCCCACGGCTCAAACCGCGCCGGTCGAAGTCGCCCCCGCGCCGGTGCGCCCCGTGGCCCCCGGCACGCCGGAAGCGAGCGGCACGCTGACCCGCCCGCCCGTGCCCTCCGGCGTGGGCGAATATTTCCTGCCGGCCAATCTGACCACGGCCGAAGCGGGCGAACGGCATCGCTACACCCTCGACCCCGGCGCGCGCGAGGCGGGCGTCCTCTATCGCCCGGCGCTGCTGGCCCAGGCCGAGGTGCTGCTGACCAACGCTAAATATGGTCTCAATACGTCGATGACCTGGACGGCGCTCATCCCCGACCCGGAGCCGGGGGCCACCGTTCGCTGGGAAGACAACCACAACCCGCCCGTGGACGACCGCCAACTCGACCGCGCGCCCCGCGCCGACGCCCGCTTTGCCCCCCTCAGCGGCCCGCTGGCCGACGCCAAGCAGTTGCGCACATTAGAAGCCGACTTCGTGGATTACGTCGTCCGCAACGGCGCGGTCAACGTGCGGGCCAATGAGAAGCTGAAGGTCTACGCCGGGCCGGACGTGGACGACGCCGCTTTCCAGGCCATGTGCGACGACGCCGCCGACGACCAGATGCAGGCCGAACTGGACAAGGTGAAGGCCCGCTTTGCCACCAGGCTGCGCGCGGCCGAGGACAAGCTGAAACGGGAAGAGCGCGAACTGGCCGAGGACGAGGCCGACTTCAAGTCGCGCAAGGGCGAGGAATACGCCAAGCACGCCGAGACGCTGCTCAGCTTCTTCGGCGGGCGGCGCAAGAGCCTGTCCGCCTCCCTCTCCAAGCGGCGCATGGCCGATAAGGCCAAGGCCGACATCGAGGAATCACAGCAGACCATCGCCGATTTGCAGGAACAGGTGGGCGATCTGCAAGAGGAGATGGAGGCCGCCATGGCCGAGGTAGAGGCCAAGTGGGACGCCCTGATGGCCGATACGCGCGAAATCCCCGTGGCCCCGCGCAAGACCGACGTGCGCGTGCGGCTGTTCGGCGTGGCCTGGCTGCCCCATTACCTGGTGGATAGCGCCGGCCGCGCCCTGGAAATCCCCGCCTATGCGGCTGGGGAATAG